A stretch of the Denticeps clupeoides chromosome 6, fDenClu1.1, whole genome shotgun sequence genome encodes the following:
- the ywhag1 gene encoding 14-3-3 protein gamma-1: protein MVDREQLVQKARLAEQAERYDDMAAAMKSVTELNEALSNEERNLLSVAYKNVVGARRSSWRVVSSIEQKTSADGNEKKIEMVRAYREKIEKELEAVCQDVLNLLDDFLIKNCSDTQHESKVFFLKMKGDYYRYLAEVATGEKRAAVVESSEKSYSEAHEISKEHMQPTHPIRLGLALNYSVFYYEIQNAPEQACHLAKSAFDDAIAELDTLNEDSYKDSTLIMQLLRDNLTLWTSDQQDEEGGEGNN, encoded by the exons ATGGTGGACCGCGAGCAGCTGGTTCAGAAAGCCCGGCTGGCGGAGCAGGCTGAGCGGTACGACGACATGGCAGCTGCCATGAAATCG GTGACCGAGCTGAATGAGGCGCTGTCCAACGAGGAGAGGAACCTGCTCTCCGTGGCCTACAAGAACGTGGTGGGCGCGCGCCGCTCCTCCTGGCGCGTCGTCTCCAGCATCGAGCAGAAGACCTCCGCAGACGGCAACGAGAAGAAGATCGAGATGGTGCGCGCCTACCGCGAGAAGATCgagaaggagctggaggccGTCTGCCAGGACGTGCTGAACCTGCTGGACGACTTCCTGATCAAGAACTGCAGCGACACGCAGCACGAGAGCAAGGTCTTCTTCCTGAAGATGAAGGGCGACTACTACCGCTACCTGGCCGAGGTGGCCACCGGCGAGAAGCGCGCCGCCGTGGTGGAGTCCTCCGAGAAGTCCTACAGCGAGGCCCACGAGATCAGCAAGGAGCACATGCAGCCCACCCACCCCATCCGCCTGGGCCTGGCGCTCAACTACTCCGTCTTCTACTACGAGATCCAGAACGCGCCGGAGCAGGCCTGCCACCTGGCCAAGAGCGCCTTCGACGACGCCATCGCCGAGCTGGACACCCTCAACGAGGACTCGTACAAGGACTCCACGCTCATCATGCAGCTGCTGCGGGACAACCTGACGCTGTGGACCAGCGACCAGCAGGACGAGGAGGGCGGCGAGGGCAACAACTAG